DNA from Petropleomorpha daqingensis:
AGCTGGCCGAGGAGTGGTTCAGCCAGGCGCCGTTCACCGGACCGGCCGGCACCTGACCCGTCACGCGGGCTGGTCGGCCGTGATCCAGCACAGGCAGAAGGGGTGCCCGGCGGGGTCCGCGTAGACCTGGAAGGCGTCCGGCGCGGGCCCCTCCTCGACCGGCTTCAGCACCGTCGCGCCCAGCGACGTCACGGTGGCGTGCGCCTCGTCGAAGTTCTCGACCCACAGGTCCAGGTGGATCTGCTGCGGCGGCGTGCCGTCCGGCCAGTCCGGCGGCACGTGGTCCGGCGCGAGCTGGACGCCGACCC
Protein-coding regions in this window:
- a CDS encoding VOC family protein; its protein translation is MKINHQVVVFDAADLEAESRFWAGVLGGTVDAEDDWHMVMVDGAPRVGVQLAPDHVPPDWPDGTPPQQIHLDLWVENFDEAHATVTSLGATVLKPVEEGPAPDAFQVYADPAGHPFCLCWITADQPA